In the genome of Streptomyces globosus, one region contains:
- a CDS encoding GNAT family N-acetyltransferase, with protein MSAATTAATREPVHIQAVDGFGTVTLTPVDPAADAPLIHRWVSEDRARFWGMAGASPDLVREVYEDLDRRTTHHAFLARRDGVPVALFQTYECAADRVSECYEARPGDTGVHLLLAPAPGAAEPGFSGRLMGAFMAFVLADGTTRRLVADPDTRNAKAIARLERSGFTLGPEVELPEIVLPEIRIPAKRARLAFLEAPGTQSR; from the coding sequence ATGAGCGCAGCCACCACCGCAGCCACCCGCGAGCCCGTCCACATCCAGGCCGTCGACGGGTTCGGCACGGTCACCCTCACCCCCGTCGACCCGGCCGCCGACGCCCCGCTGATCCACCGCTGGGTCAGCGAGGACCGCGCCCGCTTCTGGGGCATGGCCGGGGCGAGCCCGGACCTCGTCCGCGAGGTGTACGAGGACCTCGACCGCCGCACCACGCACCACGCGTTCCTGGCGCGCCGCGACGGGGTGCCCGTCGCCCTGTTCCAGACGTACGAGTGCGCGGCGGACCGGGTCTCCGAGTGCTACGAGGCGCGGCCCGGCGACACCGGCGTGCACCTGCTCCTCGCCCCGGCCCCGGGCGCCGCCGAGCCCGGCTTCAGCGGGCGGCTGATGGGCGCCTTCATGGCGTTCGTCCTCGCCGACGGGACCACCCGCCGCCTCGTCGCCGACCCCGACACCCGCAATGCGAAGGCCATCGCCCGCCTGGAGCGCTCCGGGTTCACGCTCGGCCCGGAGGTCGAGCTGCCCGAGATCGTGCTGCCGGAGATCCGCATCCCGGCGAAGCGCGCCCGCCTGGCGTTCCTGGAGGCACCCGGCACCCAGTCCCGCTGA
- a CDS encoding penicillin acylase family protein produces the protein MSDADDFELYRDDWGIPHLRAPDPLRLAYAQGRATALDRAWQLEVERHRSQGAGAAILGPDSLAWDRFARQSRLDDTARRCHEALDPETAAWVGAYVDGVNDGLARGAARDERFARTGHTPAPWEPWVPLGIWIATHILFAGFATKLWRERAARALGDEAATLFATDGPGAAGSNGWMVPGDRTAAGSAIIAGDPHRIIEEPGVYQQIRLACPEYDVVGIAVPGIPGLAHFGHTGTAAWAITNAMSDYQDLYVERLRPAADGSGFEALGPDGAWEPVHRHTETIAVAGADPVEVEILETARGPVITREESAGQTLSLRYPPRVRRDLGFAVLPALLRARTVADIDRALDGWAEPVNVVHAADSEGGLLHRVAGAVPLRDPANRLRPVPAWDARHAWQGWAQTPSEPVQGFAVMANARGIASPLGVEFAPPHRADRIRELLSGSADWSPKAMAAVHADTYLASAEPLLALLPAPEGLSPAAQALRTRLLAWDRRMDAGSTDATLFAALRAAVVRRFAADPALEGLAEPPSGPEVFHPWLYLLPRIGYALEGLLRSPLLPGLDRAAHVRAALEETAAAGAPETPWSEVHRLAPWSALPDPDAEWPGLGGDHDCVNATSTVPGFTDLCGRASAARYVWDLGRREDSLWAVPLGADGVAGTPHHRDQLPLWARCELVPVVTDWARLTKEDA, from the coding sequence GTGAGCGACGCGGACGACTTCGAGCTGTACCGGGACGACTGGGGTATCCCGCACCTGCGCGCCCCCGACCCGCTCCGGCTGGCCTACGCCCAGGGCCGGGCCACCGCCCTGGACCGGGCCTGGCAGCTGGAGGTCGAACGCCACCGCTCCCAGGGCGCCGGCGCCGCGATCCTCGGCCCGGACTCCCTCGCCTGGGACCGCTTCGCCCGCCAGAGCCGCCTCGACGACACCGCCCGCCGCTGCCACGAGGCGCTCGACCCGGAGACCGCCGCCTGGGTCGGGGCATACGTCGACGGCGTCAACGACGGCCTGGCCCGGGGCGCCGCCCGCGACGAGCGCTTCGCCCGCACCGGCCACACACCCGCCCCGTGGGAGCCGTGGGTGCCGCTCGGCATCTGGATCGCCACGCACATCCTGTTCGCCGGGTTCGCCACCAAGCTGTGGCGCGAGCGAGCCGCCCGCGCCCTGGGCGACGAGGCCGCCACCCTCTTCGCCACCGACGGCCCCGGCGCCGCCGGCAGCAACGGCTGGATGGTCCCCGGCGACCGGACCGCCGCCGGCTCGGCGATCATCGCCGGCGACCCGCACCGGATCATCGAAGAGCCGGGCGTCTACCAGCAGATACGACTGGCCTGCCCGGAGTACGACGTCGTCGGCATCGCCGTACCCGGCATCCCCGGCCTCGCCCACTTCGGCCACACCGGCACCGCCGCCTGGGCCATCACCAACGCGATGTCCGACTACCAGGACCTCTACGTGGAGCGGCTACGCCCGGCAGCCGACGGCTCCGGCTTCGAGGCGCTGGGGCCCGACGGCGCCTGGGAGCCCGTCCACCGGCACACCGAGACCATCGCCGTCGCGGGCGCAGACCCCGTGGAGGTCGAAATCCTGGAGACCGCCCGCGGCCCGGTCATCACCCGCGAGGAGAGCGCCGGCCAGACGCTCTCGCTGCGCTACCCGCCCCGGGTCCGCCGCGACCTCGGCTTCGCCGTCCTGCCCGCCCTGCTGCGCGCCCGCACGGTGGCCGACATCGACCGCGCCCTCGACGGCTGGGCCGAGCCCGTCAACGTCGTCCACGCCGCCGACTCCGAGGGCGGCCTGCTGCACCGCGTCGCCGGCGCCGTCCCGCTGCGCGACCCCGCGAACCGGCTGCGCCCCGTGCCCGCCTGGGACGCCCGCCACGCCTGGCAGGGCTGGGCGCAGACCCCTTCCGAGCCGGTGCAGGGCTTCGCCGTGATGGCCAACGCCCGCGGCATCGCCTCGCCGCTCGGCGTGGAGTTCGCTCCCCCGCACCGCGCCGACCGCATCCGCGAGCTGCTCTCCGGCTCGGCCGACTGGTCCCCGAAGGCCATGGCCGCCGTCCACGCCGATACGTACCTGGCCTCCGCGGAGCCGCTGCTCGCCCTGCTGCCCGCCCCGGAGGGGCTCTCCCCCGCGGCGCAGGCGCTGCGGACCCGGCTGCTGGCCTGGGACCGGCGCATGGACGCCGGCAGCACCGACGCCACCCTGTTCGCCGCCCTGCGCGCCGCCGTCGTACGCCGCTTCGCCGCCGACCCCGCCCTGGAGGGCCTGGCGGAGCCGCCGTCCGGCCCCGAGGTGTTCCACCCCTGGCTGTACCTGCTGCCGCGCATCGGCTACGCCCTGGAGGGCCTGCTGCGCTCGCCGCTGCTCCCCGGCCTGGACCGGGCCGCGCACGTCCGCGCCGCCCTGGAGGAGACCGCCGCGGCCGGCGCGCCCGAGACGCCCTGGTCCGAGGTGCACCGCCTCGCGCCGTGGTCGGCGCTCCCGGATCCGGACGCCGAGTGGCCGGGCCTCGGCGGCGACCACGACTGCGTCAACGCCACCTCCACCGTCCCCGGCTTCACCGACCTGTGCGGCCGCGCGTCGGCCGCCCGCTACGTGTGGGACCTCGGCCGCCGCGAGGACAGCCTCTGGGCCGTGCCCCTGGGCGCCGACGGCGTGGCCGGCACGCCCCACCACCGCGACCAGCTGCCGCTGTGGGCGCGCTGCGAGCTCGTCCCCGTCGTCACCGACTGGGCCCGCCTCACCAAGGAGGACGCATGA
- a CDS encoding DinB family protein codes for MERIDPPLTGGERETLRVYLDYHRSTLALKCEGLTGEQLRRRSMPPSALSLMGLVRHMAEVERHWFRRTLGGADVPHLWSDSGDFQAAYDPEGCGREEAFTAWHAEVAHARRVEEAAESLDVAVFVRSWGQEASLRLIMLHMVHEYARHNGHADLLREAIDGATGA; via the coding sequence GTGGAACGCATCGACCCGCCCCTGACCGGCGGTGAGCGCGAGACGCTGCGCGTCTACCTCGACTACCACCGCTCGACCCTGGCCCTGAAGTGCGAGGGCCTCACCGGCGAGCAGTTGCGGCGCCGTTCGATGCCGCCGTCGGCCCTGTCGCTGATGGGCCTGGTCCGCCACATGGCCGAGGTGGAGCGCCACTGGTTCCGCCGCACCCTGGGCGGTGCGGACGTGCCGCACCTGTGGTCGGACAGCGGCGACTTCCAGGCCGCCTACGACCCGGAGGGCTGCGGCCGCGAGGAGGCGTTCACCGCGTGGCACGCGGAGGTCGCGCACGCGCGGCGCGTGGAGGAGGCCGCCGAGTCGCTCGACGTCGCGGTGTTCGTGCGCAGTTGGGGGCAGGAGGCCTCGCTGCGGCTGATCATGCTGCACATGGTCCACGAGTACGCCCGCCACAACGGCCACGCCGACCTCCTGCGGGAGGCCATCGACGGCGCCACCGGGGCCTGA
- a CDS encoding GNAT family N-acetyltransferase produces MGSDHEGRARLLAAYDRHVRECAPPDTPRCRVERVGRVVRQTSPGSGWNGVLWSDLDEHTADEAIAAQVAYFAGRGCGFEWKLYRHDRPAGLEGRLRAAGFTPEPAETVLVGRTEELAALPVEPPDGITLHAVADASGAGLLERVHTEAFGRRRPGLRELVGERLRGAPETIAAVVAMAGGVPVSAARMEMPPGSPFAGLWGGGTVPAWRGRGVYRLLVAHRARIAAARGIPYLHVDASAQSRPILERLGFHVLGTTVPYVWEPGPGTSPGTCPGPGPA; encoded by the coding sequence ATGGGAAGCGATCACGAGGGGCGGGCGCGCCTCCTGGCGGCATACGACCGCCATGTGCGCGAGTGCGCGCCGCCCGACACGCCCCGGTGCCGGGTCGAGCGGGTGGGCCGCGTGGTCCGGCAGACCTCGCCCGGCAGCGGCTGGAACGGGGTGCTCTGGTCGGACCTTGACGAGCACACGGCGGATGAGGCGATCGCGGCGCAGGTGGCGTACTTCGCGGGCCGCGGCTGCGGCTTCGAGTGGAAGCTGTACCGGCACGACCGCCCGGCGGGCCTGGAGGGACGGCTGCGCGCCGCGGGCTTCACCCCCGAGCCGGCCGAGACGGTGCTGGTGGGGCGGACGGAGGAGCTCGCCGCGCTGCCGGTGGAGCCGCCCGACGGCATCACGCTGCACGCGGTGGCCGACGCGTCGGGCGCGGGCCTGCTGGAGCGCGTCCACACGGAGGCCTTCGGCCGGCGCCGGCCCGGCCTCCGGGAGCTGGTGGGCGAGCGGCTGCGCGGGGCGCCGGAGACGATCGCCGCCGTGGTGGCGATGGCCGGCGGCGTCCCGGTGAGCGCCGCGCGGATGGAGATGCCGCCGGGCAGCCCCTTCGCCGGCCTGTGGGGCGGCGGCACGGTGCCCGCATGGCGCGGCCGCGGCGTCTACCGGCTGCTGGTGGCCCACCGGGCCAGGATCGCCGCGGCGCGCGGGATCCCGTACCTGCACGTGGACGCCTCCGCACAGAGCCGGCCGATCCTGGAGCGGCTGGGCTTCCACGTCCTCGGTACGACGGTTCCGTACGTGTGGGAGCCCGGACCCGGCACCTCCCCCGGCACCTGTCCCGGCCCCGGCCCGGCGTGA
- a CDS encoding signal peptidase I, producing the protein MNDVCIHTGKAAPDAAADRGWLLGHFKDPGDPRHSADVEIKWGVHPKGDARAQWTAGEERTALLVLISGRFRMEFPDRDVVLAEQGDYVVWGRGVDHSWYAEEESVVLTVRWPSVPGYRVDEPAAPAVRQG; encoded by the coding sequence GTGAACGACGTCTGCATCCACACCGGCAAGGCCGCCCCCGACGCCGCTGCCGACCGCGGCTGGCTCCTCGGGCACTTCAAGGACCCCGGCGATCCGCGCCACAGCGCGGACGTGGAGATCAAGTGGGGCGTCCACCCGAAGGGGGACGCGCGGGCGCAGTGGACGGCGGGGGAGGAGCGCACCGCCCTGCTGGTCCTGATCAGCGGCCGCTTCCGGATGGAGTTCCCCGACCGTGACGTCGTCCTCGCCGAGCAGGGCGACTACGTGGTGTGGGGCCGCGGCGTCGACCACTCCTGGTACGCGGAGGAGGAGTCGGTGGTCCTGACGGTGCGCTGGCCGTCCGTCCCCGGCTACCGCGTCGACGAGCCGGCGGCGCCTGCGGTGCGGCAGGGCTGA
- a CDS encoding MMPL family transporter, with product MAAIARWCMRHRLAAVLIWLLALGGTAAAAVTAGTAFSTDYEVPGTESSRAHALLREGFPGQGGDTDTIVWRTPAHLTARSPGVEQRMTRALDTIAELPGVGSVAGPYGPGPESAAQISTDGRTAYAVVTFDRQADAVPTAQAEAVVAAARNAATEADGVQVELGGRAIGLTEAPKAHLAEVIGVAVAALVLFLAFGSLAASLLPIATALVSVGTAYFGISLLGHAMAVADFAPMLGTLVGLGVGIDYALFIVTRHRKALRRGMGVAEAAEQAVATTGRAVVFAGATVCIALLGMLVLRLSFLNGVAIAASLTVVLTVAASVTLLPALLSYIGMSALSRRERRRLAADGPQPELPTGFAARWSAFVERHPKKLGLLAAAAMAVLALPTLSLHLGTSDQGNNPATSTTRQAYDLLADGFGPGVNGPLTVVARLDGAGDRIAAERLAEALRGAEGVASAGPAVLNRSGDTAVVTVVPESAPQSRATSDLVAHLREDVVPAAREGTGMEVHVGGVTAGYDDFADVIVGKLPLFVGVVIALGCVLLLLAFRSIGIPLKAAAMNVAAVASSFGVVVAIFQWGWGSELMGLGSAGPIEPFLPVIMVSVLFGLSMDYQVFLVSRMYEEWLETGDNRRAVRVGLAETSRVINSAAVIMISVFLAFVLSGDRIIAMFGIALAAAVALDAFVLRTLLVPALMHLLGGANWWLPAWLERRLPRISIEPPETAPAAALPAQRTAAPAQDDAEPAAPSH from the coding sequence TTGGCAGCAATCGCTCGGTGGTGCATGCGGCACCGGCTGGCCGCCGTCCTGATCTGGCTGCTCGCCCTCGGCGGGACCGCCGCGGCCGCCGTGACCGCCGGAACGGCCTTCTCCACCGACTACGAGGTCCCCGGCACCGAGTCCAGCCGGGCCCACGCCCTCCTCCGCGAGGGCTTCCCCGGACAGGGCGGCGACACCGACACCATCGTGTGGCGGACCCCCGCGCACCTGACGGCCCGCTCACCCGGCGTCGAGCAGCGCATGACCCGGGCCCTCGACACCATCGCCGAGCTGCCGGGCGTCGGCTCGGTCGCCGGACCGTACGGGCCCGGGCCCGAGAGCGCCGCGCAGATCAGCACCGACGGGCGCACCGCCTACGCCGTGGTGACCTTCGACCGGCAGGCGGACGCCGTCCCCACGGCGCAGGCCGAGGCGGTCGTCGCCGCCGCCAGGAACGCCGCCACCGAGGCGGACGGCGTGCAGGTCGAGCTCGGCGGCCGGGCGATCGGCCTGACCGAGGCACCGAAGGCCCACCTCGCCGAGGTCATCGGCGTGGCCGTCGCCGCACTCGTCCTCTTCCTCGCCTTCGGCTCGCTCGCGGCCAGCCTGCTGCCCATCGCGACGGCCCTCGTCTCCGTCGGCACCGCCTACTTCGGCATCAGCCTGCTCGGGCACGCCATGGCCGTCGCCGACTTCGCCCCCATGCTCGGCACCCTCGTCGGACTGGGCGTCGGCATCGACTACGCGCTGTTCATCGTCACCCGGCACCGCAAGGCCCTGCGGCGCGGCATGGGCGTGGCCGAGGCCGCCGAGCAGGCCGTCGCCACCACCGGCAGGGCCGTCGTCTTCGCCGGCGCCACCGTCTGCATCGCCCTGCTCGGCATGCTGGTCCTGCGGCTGAGCTTCCTGAACGGCGTCGCGATAGCCGCCTCGCTGACCGTCGTCCTCACCGTCGCCGCTTCGGTTACCCTGCTGCCGGCCCTCCTCTCGTACATCGGGATGAGCGCCCTCTCGCGGCGCGAGCGCCGCCGCCTCGCCGCCGACGGCCCGCAGCCGGAGCTGCCCACCGGGTTCGCCGCCCGCTGGTCCGCCTTCGTCGAGCGGCACCCCAAGAAGCTCGGCCTCCTGGCCGCCGCCGCCATGGCGGTGCTCGCCCTTCCGACGCTCTCCCTCCACCTGGGCACCTCGGACCAGGGCAACAACCCCGCGACCAGCACCACCCGGCAGGCCTACGACCTGCTTGCCGACGGCTTCGGACCCGGCGTCAACGGCCCCCTCACCGTCGTCGCCCGCCTCGACGGCGCCGGCGACCGGATCGCCGCCGAGCGCCTGGCCGAGGCGCTGCGCGGCGCCGAGGGCGTCGCCTCCGCCGGCCCCGCCGTCCTCAACCGCAGCGGCGACACCGCCGTGGTCACCGTCGTACCCGAGTCGGCACCGCAGTCCCGGGCCACCAGCGACCTCGTCGCCCACCTGCGCGAGGACGTCGTCCCCGCCGCCCGCGAGGGCACCGGCATGGAGGTCCACGTCGGCGGCGTGACGGCCGGATACGACGACTTCGCGGACGTCATCGTCGGCAAGCTCCCCCTCTTCGTCGGCGTCGTCATCGCCCTCGGGTGCGTCCTGCTCCTGCTCGCCTTCCGGTCCATAGGCATCCCCCTCAAGGCCGCGGCCATGAACGTCGCCGCGGTCGCCTCCTCCTTCGGTGTCGTCGTCGCGATCTTCCAGTGGGGCTGGGGCAGCGAGCTGATGGGGCTGGGCAGCGCCGGCCCGATCGAACCCTTCCTCCCCGTGATCATGGTGTCGGTCCTCTTCGGGCTCTCGATGGACTACCAGGTCTTCCTCGTCAGCCGGATGTACGAGGAGTGGCTGGAGACCGGCGACAACCGGCGGGCCGTCCGCGTCGGCCTCGCCGAGACCAGCCGCGTGATCAACTCGGCCGCCGTCATCATGATCTCGGTGTTCCTGGCCTTCGTGCTCAGCGGCGACCGGATCATCGCCATGTTCGGCATCGCCCTCGCCGCGGCCGTCGCCCTCGACGCCTTCGTCCTGCGCACCCTCCTCGTCCCCGCGCTCATGCACCTGCTCGGCGGCGCGAACTGGTGGCTGCCGGCCTGGCTGGAGCGCCGCCTCCCGCGCATCAGCATCGAGCCGCCGGAGACCGCCCCCGCCGCGGCCCTCCCCGCCCAGCGCACTGCCGCCCCGGCCCAGGACGACGCCGAACCCGCCGCCCCCTCCCACTGA
- a CDS encoding DUF6191 domain-containing protein, whose translation MVFNLIEELFNPGRRHTDEERKRLELSRTDVTDGDPGRGPIDLESGRVLIRRGDQASPAE comes from the coding sequence GTGGTGTTCAACCTGATCGAGGAGCTGTTCAACCCGGGGCGCAGGCACACGGACGAGGAGCGCAAGCGGCTGGAGCTGTCCCGGACGGACGTCACGGACGGTGATCCGGGGCGCGGGCCGATAGACCTGGAATCCGGGAGGGTCCTCATACGCCGCGGGGATCAGGCTTCCCCGGCTGAGTGA
- a CDS encoding PQQ-dependent sugar dehydrogenase codes for MRGVRTGRRFGGAGAGRPAEYGRVRGVLAAVALAGCGALLAGCSPEGGPAGSTGASPPRGAPSGSAQASAAAASAAPAKGSVEVTGEVARDLESPWGVAPLPEGDLLVASRDKGTISRVAAASGKAVVVGRVPGVAPGGEGGLLGLALSPSFASDRMVYAYFTTESDNRIARMRYDEKREPGQQLGAPDTVLRGIPKGVVHNGGRIAFGPDRMLYAGTGETGDTGLAQDRKSLGGKILRMTPDGQPVHGNPEPDSVVYSYGHRNVQGLAWDQDKRLWAAEFGQNTWDELNLIEPGANYGWPQAEGKAGLAGMRDPVAVWRPDEASPSGIAVAQGSVWMAGLKGERLWRIPLAGDRPAADPEAFLEGRYGRLRSVVALGGDRLLLVTSETDRRGSPEAGDDRILTLTVR; via the coding sequence ATGCGGGGAGTGCGGACGGGGCGGCGGTTCGGCGGGGCGGGCGCGGGCCGGCCTGCGGAGTACGGGCGGGTGCGCGGCGTGCTGGCCGCCGTGGCGCTCGCGGGGTGCGGGGCGCTGCTGGCGGGGTGCTCGCCGGAGGGCGGGCCGGCGGGATCCACGGGCGCGTCACCGCCGCGCGGGGCCCCCAGCGGATCGGCCCAGGCGTCGGCGGCGGCAGCGTCCGCGGCGCCGGCGAAGGGCTCCGTGGAGGTCACCGGGGAGGTGGCGCGGGACCTGGAGTCGCCGTGGGGCGTGGCCCCGCTGCCCGAGGGGGACCTGCTGGTGGCCTCCCGGGACAAGGGCACGATCAGCCGGGTCGCGGCCGCGTCGGGGAAGGCGGTGGTCGTCGGGAGGGTGCCGGGCGTCGCGCCGGGCGGCGAGGGCGGGCTGCTGGGGCTGGCCCTGTCCCCGTCGTTCGCGTCCGACCGGATGGTGTACGCCTACTTCACGACGGAGTCCGACAACCGCATCGCCCGCATGCGCTATGACGAAAAGCGCGAGCCGGGCCAGCAGCTCGGCGCGCCGGACACGGTGCTGCGGGGCATTCCGAAGGGGGTCGTGCACAACGGCGGCCGGATCGCGTTCGGCCCGGACCGCATGCTCTACGCGGGGACGGGTGAGACGGGCGACACGGGCCTCGCGCAGGACAGGAAGTCGCTCGGCGGCAAGATCCTGCGGATGACGCCGGACGGTCAGCCGGTGCACGGCAATCCCGAGCCCGACTCGGTCGTCTACTCCTACGGGCACCGCAATGTGCAGGGCCTCGCCTGGGACCAGGACAAGCGGCTGTGGGCGGCGGAGTTCGGCCAGAACACGTGGGACGAGCTGAATCTGATCGAGCCGGGTGCCAACTACGGCTGGCCGCAGGCGGAGGGCAAGGCGGGTCTGGCGGGCATGCGCGACCCGGTCGCCGTGTGGCGGCCGGACGAGGCCTCCCCCAGCGGCATCGCCGTCGCCCAGGGCTCGGTGTGGATGGCCGGGCTGAAGGGCGAGCGGCTGTGGCGGATCCCGCTGGCCGGGGACAGACCCGCGGCCGACCCCGAGGCGTTCCTGGAGGGCAGGTACGGCCGGCTGCGGTCGGTGGTGGCCCTCGGCGGGGACAGGCTGCTGCTGGTGACGAGCGAGACGGACCGCCGCGGATCCCCCGAGGCGGGCGACGACAGGATCCTGACCCTGACGGTCCGGTGA
- a CDS encoding aldo/keto reductase, which translates to MERRSIGAGALAVGAVGLGCMPMSWAYAPSRRRGEESLAAVHTALDLGCTLLDTADVYGPFTNELLLGRVLRERRAEAFVSAKVGLRAGEQHVVACGRPEYLRRACDASLRRLRTDVIDLYQLHRVDPEVPVEETWGAMAELVGAGKVRALGFCALGAGAGPGAGRRGDPAYGALLRHLDRVQQVFPVSAVEAELSVWSQEALRRLLPWCAARGVGFLAAMPLGSGFLTGTLTPGQGFEWEDVRARHPRFTAEAMATNQVLVAGLRRVARRHGPQVTAAQVALAWVLAQGPQVVPVPGADRAGWAAENAGAAGLRLTPGDLAEIAALPAAVGSWD; encoded by the coding sequence GTGGAGCGCAGGTCGATCGGGGCGGGGGCGCTGGCGGTGGGCGCCGTCGGACTCGGGTGCATGCCGATGAGCTGGGCCTACGCGCCCTCGCGGCGGCGCGGCGAGGAGTCGCTGGCGGCGGTGCACACGGCGCTCGACCTCGGCTGCACCCTGCTCGACACGGCCGACGTGTACGGGCCGTTCACGAACGAGCTGCTCCTCGGCAGGGTGCTGCGCGAGCGGCGGGCGGAGGCGTTCGTGTCCGCCAAGGTGGGGCTGCGCGCGGGCGAGCAGCACGTGGTGGCGTGCGGGCGGCCGGAGTACCTCAGGCGGGCCTGCGACGCCTCGCTGCGCCGGCTGCGCACCGACGTCATCGACCTCTACCAGCTGCACCGGGTGGACCCGGAGGTCCCGGTGGAGGAGACCTGGGGCGCAATGGCCGAGCTGGTGGGCGCGGGGAAGGTGCGCGCGCTGGGGTTCTGCGCTCTCGGCGCGGGCGCCGGCCCGGGCGCGGGGCGCCGCGGGGACCCGGCGTACGGGGCCCTGCTGCGGCACCTGGACCGCGTCCAGCAGGTGTTCCCGGTGAGCGCGGTGGAGGCCGAGCTGTCGGTGTGGTCGCAGGAGGCGCTGCGGCGGCTGCTGCCGTGGTGCGCGGCGCGCGGGGTGGGGTTCCTCGCGGCGATGCCGCTGGGCAGCGGGTTCCTGACGGGGACGCTGACCCCGGGGCAGGGTTTCGAGTGGGAGGACGTCCGGGCCCGGCACCCGCGGTTCACGGCGGAGGCGATGGCGACGAACCAGGTGCTGGTCGCGGGGCTGCGCCGGGTGGCCCGGCGGCACGGTCCGCAGGTGACGGCGGCGCAGGTGGCGCTTGCGTGGGTGCTGGCGCAGGGGCCGCAGGTGGTGCCCGTGCCGGGCGCGGACCGGGCGGGCTGGGCGGCGGAGAACGCGGGGGCGGCGGGGCTGCGGCTGACGCCGGGCGACCTGGCGGAGATCGCGGCGCTGCCGGCGGCCGTGGGGTCCTGGGACTGA
- a CDS encoding 2-hydroxyacid dehydrogenase: MTAKTPDVWLPFPAEEVEGLPDCFRYRRWDGEDDFPADPADCTFYVTPYMKSPEVTLRPLAGMPDIEVVQTLTAGVDHVLGGLDRLPAGVRLCNARGVHEASTAELALTLVLASLRGIPRMVRGQDREQWLGGFYSALADKSVLIVGYGSVGAAVEDRLAAFECARIMRVARSARTTARGPVHALHDLPRLLPEADVVILCTPLTGATRGLAGRDFLAAMADGALLVNVARGPVVDTGALLAELESGRLSAALDVTDPEPLPAGHPLWHAPHVLITPHVGGSSSAFEPRAKRLVARQLGRFAAGEPLENTVLITS, encoded by the coding sequence ATGACTGCAAAGACCCCGGACGTCTGGCTCCCGTTCCCGGCGGAGGAGGTCGAGGGCCTTCCCGACTGCTTCCGCTACCGGCGCTGGGACGGCGAGGACGACTTCCCCGCCGACCCGGCCGACTGCACCTTCTACGTCACCCCGTACATGAAGTCGCCCGAGGTGACCCTGCGGCCGCTGGCGGGCATGCCGGACATCGAGGTCGTGCAGACCCTCACCGCCGGCGTCGACCACGTCCTCGGCGGCCTCGACCGCCTGCCGGCCGGAGTCCGGCTCTGCAACGCCCGCGGGGTGCACGAGGCCAGCACGGCCGAGCTCGCCCTCACCCTCGTCCTCGCCTCGCTGCGCGGCATCCCCCGCATGGTCCGCGGCCAGGACCGCGAGCAGTGGCTCGGCGGCTTCTACTCCGCCCTCGCCGACAAGTCCGTGCTCATCGTCGGCTACGGATCCGTCGGCGCAGCCGTCGAAGACCGGCTCGCGGCATTCGAGTGCGCGCGGATCATGCGCGTCGCGCGCTCGGCGCGCACTACCGCGCGCGGGCCCGTCCACGCTCTCCACGACCTTCCCCGCCTCCTCCCGGAAGCCGACGTCGTGATCCTGTGCACCCCGCTCACCGGCGCGACCCGCGGCCTCGCGGGCAGGGACTTCCTCGCGGCGATGGCGGACGGCGCCCTGCTGGTGAACGTCGCCCGCGGGCCCGTCGTCGACACCGGCGCCCTGCTCGCCGAGCTGGAGTCCGGCCGGCTGAGCGCGGCCCTCGACGTCACCGACCCCGAGCCGCTGCCCGCCGGACATCCGCTGTGGCACGCTCCCCACGTCCTCATCACGCCGCACGTCGGCGGCAGCAGCTCTGCCTTCGAGCCGCGCGCCAAGCGCCTGGTGGCCCGCCAGCTCGGCCGGTTCGCAGCGGGGGAGCCGCTGGAGAACACCGTGCTGATCACCAGCTGA